Below is a genomic region from Desulfobacter sp..
CTGGCTGATCAAAAGCATCCACCAGCGTCAAAAAACCATTTACCTGGTTATGGAGAGCATCATTAAGTTCCAAAGGGAATTTTTTGAAAAAGGGATTGCCTATCTTCGTCCGCTGATCCTCAAGGATATTGCCGAAGATATAGAGATGCATGAATCCACCATCAGCCGGGTGACCACCAATAAGTATGCCTATACCCCCCAAGGTCTTTTCGAGCTTAAATATTTTTTTAACAGCTCAATTGAACGGACCGGCGGGGCATCCATGGCATCGGCAAGCGTCAAGGAGAGGATTCGCCAACTCATTGAAAAAGAAGACCCCAATGCCCCCTTAAGTGACGACAAGATTGCTGCCATACTTCAGGAATCCGATATCCAGATTGCACGCAGAACCGTTGCCAAATACCGGAAGGTCCTCAATATTCTGCCTTCCAATAAACGAAAACAACTATAGGAGATTTTTTATGCAGACAATGGTGACATTTAAAAAAATTGACTCCTCTGATGCGCTCAAGGCATATATCCAAAAAAAACTGGACCGGTTTGACAAAATGCTGGAAAATCCTGCAGAAGCCCATGTGGTGCTGTCTGTTGAAAAGATAAGACATATTGCGGAAATAACCTTGACCTGCGACAAGCTCAATATCCATGCAAAAGAAAAATCCGAAAACATGTATTCATCCATAGACGCGCTTATGGATAAGGTTAAAGCCCAGATCAACAAGCATAAAGAAAAAATTAAACGCCATATGTCCGGCAATAAAAAAAGCCTGAACGACACCTATGAATTCAATCCGACGGTCCCCCAGGCCGGCCCGGACAATATACCCCAAATTATCATTGAACCCATTGATGACAAACCCATGGATATTGAAGATGCGGTTGTAGAACTCAATTCCGGTAAAAAATCCTTTTTTGTTTTCAACAATGCACGCACAGAACAATTAAATGTTGTTTATAAACATAACAATGGAAAGCTGGGCCTGATCCAGCCCAGAGGATAGTTTAGCCAATGAAAATTAGTGAAATTCTGAACAAAGACTCAATTCTTGCCGATCTTGCGGCCGATAACAAAACAGGGGTGATCAGAGAGCTGGCCAATGCCGCAGCCAAGGCTGCAGGTGCACCGACTGAGGAGATTGCCTCTGTGATCATGGAAAGAGAAACATTAGGCTCAACAGGCATCGGCGGCGGCATTGCCATCCCCCATGGAAAATTAGACGGGGTCTCGGATGTGACGGTTGGATTTGGCCTCAGCCGGAAAGGAATCGATTATGATTCTCTTGATAACCAGCCTGTCCACATTTTCTTTCTTCTGCTCACACCGGAAAACAATACCGGCAGCCATTTAAAAGTGCTGGCCCAGATTTCCAAGCTATTAAAAATGGACTCGTTTAAAGACCGCCTCCAAACGGCAGAATCAGCTCAGCAAATCCATGGGATCATCATGGAACAGGACGAAGAGTTCTGATCATGGATCGCCAAAAAGTCTATATCATCACCGGCATTTCAGGATCTGGAAAAACAACGGTGATTCAGGCATTTGAAGATGCCAGCTTTTACTGCATCGACAATATGCCAATGGAACTTTTGCCCAAAGTCCTTGAGCTGCCGTTCAAGGACCACCATGAAGTCAAGGGCGCAGCCTTTGTCATGGACATGAGATCCAAAACCTTTATCAAACATTTTGTTTCAGGAATTTCCGCATTGGAAGAAATGGGGATCACACCCATTATTATTTTTCTTGAAGCAGACGATAAGACCCTGGTGACCCGGTACAGCCAGACCCGGCGCCACCATCCTTTGGACGGTGAAAAAAGCCTTTTAGACAGTATCAGGTCTGAAAAACAAACCATGGAATCAATCAGGACCCTTGCGCATCATATCATTGACACCTCCGCCTATAACGTTCACAAACTCAAGTCTGTCATTCTGGATCTGATCCTGGATAAAACCAGTGTCAGCCTCATGAAGCTCAATATTCTTTCTTTTGGGTATAAATACGGTATCCCATTTGATGCCGACCTTGTGGTGGACTTAAGGTTTCTGGCAAACCCGTATTTTGTGTCTGAACTCAAATCATTGGACGGAGAATCAGCAGCGGTTAAGTCCTACGTTCTGACCCATCCTGAAACCATTCGATTTCTGGATAAATATAATGCATTTATTGACTATTTGATTCCTTTGTATAAAAAAGAAAACAAAGCATATTTAACCCTTGCGCTGGGATGCACCGGCGGCCGTCACAGAAGTGTCGCCATTGCCCGCTCGGTTTTTGAACGACTGGTTCAAAAAAACCTTAACCCCAGTATTATGCACAGGGATATTGACAGGGATATAAAAGAATTATGACAGGAATTTTAATTGTAACCCATGCCGGACTCGGTAAAGCATTAATAGATACCCTTGAATTCATTCTGGGCAAACCCCAGGAGAATCTGATTTCCATTTCCATTGATATTCAGCAAGATCCGGATAACCTGAGAAAAAAAATCAAAAAAGGGATTAAAGAGGTACGGTCCGACGATAAAGTGATCATATTTACCGACATGTTCGGAGGGACCCCGTCCAACCTTGCGTATTCATTTCTAGAGGAGGGACAGGTTGAAGTCATTTCAGGGGTAAATCTTCCCATCCTTATGAAAGCGGTGACATCAAGGGATAAAATGGACATGGAAAAACTGACCCAAACTTTGGTGGAACACGGAAAAAGAAGCATTTCTCTGGCAAGTGATATCTTAAAAGGGACCAAGCGGTCTTAAATTGTCATCGGCATTCAATGCCGGAAAAGGAGAACATCTAATGAGTATAAATATCGGTATCAACGGATTTGGACGAATCGGAAGAATGGTTTTTCGGGCTGCCTTTCAATCCCCAGGCATTGAAATTACGGCCATTAACGACTTAACAGATACAAGGACCATTGCACATTTACTCGAATATGACTCGGTTCACGGCAGACTCGGCAAATCCGTCACTGCGGGTGACGGGTCAATTGAGGTTGACAACAAAGAAATATCGGTGACTGGGTTCAAGGACCCGGGCCAGATTGCCTGGGCAGATGCAGATGTTGACATTGTACTCGAATGCACAGGATTGTTCAGAAATAAAGAAACCGCCTCAAAGCACCTTGAAGGCGGTGCCAAAAAAGTGATTATCTCGGCCCCGGCGGCCGACCCTGACATCACCATTGTCATGGGGGTAAACCACGAGGATTATGATCCGTCTTCCCACCATATTATATCCAATGCCTCATGCACCACAAACTGCCTGGCCCCGGTGGCCAAGGTTCTGCTTGAAAATTTTGGAATTGTCTGCGGACTGATGACCACCATTCACGCATATACAGGAGATCAGCGCCTTCTTGATTTTCCCCACAAGGATCTTCGCAGATCCCGGGCAGCGGCGTTGTCCATGATACCCACCACTACGGGTGCGGCCAAGGCGGTCTCCCTGGTTCTGCCGGAACTTGACGGCAAACTCAACGGATTGGCCGTTCGGGTGCCCACTCCCAACGTCTCCATGGTTGACCTTGTGGTAAACACTGAAAAATCGGATTTGACCGCAGAAACCGTAAACCAGGCCCTTAAAACCGCCTCGGAAACCAATTTATCAGGTATTTTGGGATTCAGTGACCTGCCTTTGGTCTCCATTGATTATAATTCCTGCCCCCTGTCTTCCATTGTGGATGCATCCTGCACCGATGTGATCAACGGCAGCATGGTTAAAATTTACTCTTGGTACGATAATGAGGCTGGATACTCCCACAGAATGATTGATCTTGCCGCCATGGTCGCAAAAGCCCTATAAACCAGGAGGAAAAAATGATCCGTACCCCTTTGATAGCAGGCAATTGGAAAATGTATAAAACAGGGCCTCAAGCCGTTGAAACTGCCTCAAGGCTTGCCACGCTCTGTAAAGATATATCCAATATCGATATAATGATTGCGCCCACCCATCTGTCTTTGCCCCTGGTGGCCCAGGTTCTTCAGGATTCCCGTATAAAACTTGGGGCCCAAAACCTATATTTTGAAAAACAAGGGGCCTTTACCGGAGAGGTTTCGGCAGATATGATCCAGGCAGCAGGCGCCAGCTATGTCCTGATTGGCCACTCCGAACGCCGCCAGTATTTTGGAGATACAGACCAGAGGGTCTGCCAGAAAACACAGGCGGCAATAGATGCCGGCCTGACCCCTGTTGTTTGTATCGGGGAGACAGAAAAAGAGCGGGACCAGGAAAAAACCTTTTTTGTCCTTGACAAACAGGTCTCAGATGGGTTAAAAGGCTTTGTTCTTGAGGAACTTGAGAGCCTTGTTCTTGCCTATGAACCCGTATGGGCCATAGGTACAGGAAAAACCGCCAGCAAAGACCAGGTGGATGAGGTTCATAAATTTTTGAGAAATCTTTTGGAAGAAAAATTTTCCAAAGGGTTTGCCCAAAAAACAAGAATACTTTACGGAGGATCGGTCAATCCTTCCAATGTAAAGGAACTGATGAGTATTGACGATGTTGACGGCGCTCTGGTAGGCGGAGCAAGCCTTGATGCAGATAAATTCATTAAGATAATAAGGTATGAATAAAATATTATTATGACAAGTTTCGTAGTTGCATTACATGTCACGGTCTGTATCCTTTTAATACTCATCGTTCTGCTCCAGACCGGTAAGGGAGCTGAAATGGGCGCCTCCATCGGCGGTGCAGGAAGTCAGGCATTGTTCGGTGCCGCAGGCCCGGCCAATATTTTGACCAAGATTACCACGGCGGTCGCCATTATTTTCATGATCACTTCTCTGAGCCTTGCCTATATATCAGGCCACCAGTCCCAGACCAGTGTGATGAAAGCAACCAGCCAGCCTGTGGAGCAGACAACAGAATAATTTTAAGATATTAAAGCTTGCCGAAGTGGTGGAATAGGTAGACACGCACGCTTGAGGGGCGTGTGGGGCGACCCGTGGGAGTTCAAATCTCCCCTTCGGCACCAATATTCAAAAAGCCGCGGCCTGAAAAGCTTGCGGCTTTTTTGTATTTAGGGCGAGTATGACTCAAAATTTTAAGAAAAATTGTTACCAATGCAAATTTTTCTATGTCACCTGGCAACCCAGCCATCCAAACGGGTGTCGGGCAATGGGATTTAAAACCAAACAACTGCCCAGTGTCGTTGTTTATCAATCCTCTGGAAAACCCTGCCAGCTTTTCCAGAGAAAAAAGACCTGATCATACCGTCCTGCCTTGATTTATGGGAAAGCTGGCTTATAATATTCTATTATGACTTTTAAACAGAGCATTAAGGGCCAAGACCCTAAAAAAATAGAAAAGGAACTTGGAGAATTTTTAAATAAAAAATTTGGCGGCAACGTCAAAATTCTCTCCCCCTCAATTCAACCTCAACAAGACGCTGTATCTGGCAATACGCCCTCCAAAGGGAAAAAAAAACAGGTAGAGTTCAACACCAAGCCGGCAGATCTCATTGCCTATCTTGACCAATACGTGGTCAAGCAGGACAAGGCGAAATCGGTTCTGTCCACAAAGATCTGCACCCATTTCAACCGAATCCGACATCAGGAATCCTTAAAAGAAACCCCGTCCAAAATCACAGGGAATATTAAATCCAATATTCTCATGCTCGGACCCACAGGAATCGGCAAAACATATTTGATAAAACTCATTGCCCAGAAAATTGGGGTTCCCTTTGTTAAGGCCGATGCCACAAAATTTTCCGAAACAGGATATGTGGGCGGGGATGTTGAAGATCTCATCCGGGACCTTGTCAAAGAGGCCAATGATGATATCGATCTGGCCGAATGCGGAATTGTTTATATTGACGAAATTGACAAGATTGCCGCAAGTCCCAATGTTATCGGGGCCCAGGTTTCCCGTACCGGGGTACAGCGGGCTTTGCTCAAACCCATGGAAGAGACGGATGTGGATTTAAAGGTGCCCCATGATCCCGTATCCATGATGCAGGAACTTGAATCCTTCCAGAGGACCGGAAAACGCAGTGATAGAAGGGTCAACACGGGCAATATACTATTTATTCTTTCCGGTGCCTTCTCAGGGCTCACAGATGTAATCAAAAAACGGTTGAGCAGACAGTCCATCGGATTTGGCGCGTCCCTTGCCAAGGCCCACACTCAAATGGACCTGCTCAAGGAGACCCGGTCAGAAGACCTGGTTGCCTATGGATTTGAATCTGAATTCATCGGCAGGGTGCCGGTAAGATGCATCCTGGACACCCTTGAACAAGAGGATCTTTTTGCCATACTTAAAATGCCAAATAACCCGGTTATTTTAAGCAAGCGTCTGGATTTTCAAGCCTATGGCATCAACATTGTATTTACGGATGAGGCTTTGAAAATTCTTGCCCAACTTGCCCATAAGGAAAACACAGGAGCCAGGGGGCTTGTCAGTGTTGTTGAACAACGCTTAATTGATTTTGAGGAAAAACTACCCTCCACCAATATCCGGCAGTTCATTGTCACCCCAGAGGTGATTCATTCACCCCAAAAGGTTTTAAACGCCTTGACCACAGGCCAGGATAAAAAAAAATTCGGATTGGAATATAATACCGCCCTTGCCGATCATAAGGATTATATAACCCAGTATGTAAAAGACAACTGGAAGGTATTTTCCATCCGCCACGGGCTGACCCTGACCGAGATCAGGTCCCAGTTGGTGGCCCAATATTATACAACCCATGTGATGGAAATTGAAGATGCGGTTAAACAAATCAAAAAATTTTATGACAGCATAAAGGAAATTGAAGTTGAGGTATCAAAAAGCTATGATTTAAATGTGCTTTTTGAGGAAGATGCCACAGATTTTCTTATCCAGCAGTTCATTGACCATCGCGCGACCACAGAAGAGATTTTATCCAAAATTTATACTGATTTTTATGACGGATTCAATTTGGTCAGAGAAAAGACAGGAAAATCACGGTTTTTCTTGTCTAAGAATGCCCTTATTGACCATGAGACATACCTTAACGATCTTATCAGGAAAGAATTAAGATGATTGGAATTTCAAAACTTTATTGTGCCACTGTCGAGCCATCCGATACCCTGAGATATTCCAGGGAATCCGGAAAACTGCCCTCCCACCTGCTGCAGTTTTCCATTGATAAAAAACCTGTGGTGGTCTGGAATATGACACGGCGGTGCAACCTTAAATGTGTTCATTGTTATGCCAAATCCGAAGATATCAACTATGACAATGAGCTGAACCATGAACAAAGCCTTGCCATGATGGATGATCTGGCTGAATTTGGTGTGCCTGTACTTCTTTTTTCAGGCGGGGAACCCACCATCCATCCCAGACTTGTGGAGTATGCCCAATATGCCGTTTCCAAAGGCATGCGGGCCGTGATCTCAACCAACGGCACCCTGATTACCAAAGAAAAGGCAAAACAGCTTAAAGAGGTGGGTCTTTCCTATGTGGGCATCAGTTTGGACGGACTTGAAGATACCCATGATAAATTCCGGGGAGTGCCCGGGGCTTTTAAAAAAGCCATGCAGGCGGTTGACAATTGCCAGGAAGTCGGGATCAAGGTGGGGTTGCGCTTTACCATCAACAAACGCAATGTCCAGGATATTGACGGAATTTTTGATCTGCTCGAAGCAAAAAATATTCCCAGGGCCTGTTTTTATCATCTGGTCTATTCAGGCCGGGGCTCTGAAATTGCCAAAGAAGACCTTTCCCACGAAGAAACCAGAAAGGTGCTGGATTTGATCATGGACCGGACCAAAGCCCTCCATGACCGGAATAAACCCAAAGAAGTGCTCACCGTGGACAACCATGCCGACGGCCCATACCTATACCAACGTCTGCTCAAAGAGGATCCTGAACGGGCAGCAGAGGTATTAGAACTTCTTGAGATGAACGAGGGCAACAATTCAGGCCGGGGTATCGGCTGTATTTCCTGGGACGGAGAGGTTCATCCGGACCAGTTCTGGAGGGAAAAATCCCTTGGCAACATCAAGGACAGACCCTTTTCAGAGATCTGGATGGATCCTGAGAATGACTTTCTCATGAAAATGAAAGAAAAGAAAAAACATGTCAAGGGCCGATGCGCTGAATGCCGCTGGCTGGACATCTGTGCCGGGAATTTTCGGGCCCGTGCAGAATCGGTTGCCAATGACCCCTGGGATTCAGATCCAGCCTGTTACCTGACTGACAAAGAGATTAAAAAGGAGGAAGGCTGATGTTATTTCCCGACTACCGGGGCAGACGGCTTAGGGCCACAGATAGTTTCAGACGAATGATCAGGGAGACCCGATTATCTCCGGATGATTTTATCCTTCCGCTGTTTGCCGTTGAAGGCAAGTCAGTTAAACAGCCCATTGAATCCATGCCCGGTCATTTTCAGCTTTCCTGTGACCATATTGTCACCATGGCCCAAAAGGCTAAAGATGCCGGCATTCCGGGCATTATCCTTTTTGGCATTCCTGACAAAAAAGATGAACTGGCGACCCGGGCCTATGCTTCGGACGGTATAGTCCAGAAAGCCATTGCCGAAGTCAAATCCCATGTACCTGAAATATCTGTGATCACAGATGTCTGCCTCTGCGGATATACCGACCATGGCCATTGCGGGGTGGTGGACAAAGGGATCGTTGACAATGACGCCTCTTTGGATCTTTTGGCCAGAACCGCCCTTTCCCATGCAAAGGCCGGCGCAGACATGGTAGCGCCCTCTGACATGATGGACGGACGGGTGGCTGAAATCCGGGGCATGCTCGATGAAGAAGGCTTTTCACATACCCCGATCATGTCCTATGCAGTAAAATATGCCTCGGCCTTTTACGGTCCTTTTCGGCAGGCAGCTGAATCGGCTCCCACCTTTGGTGACAGACGAACCTATCAGA
It encodes:
- a CDS encoding PTS sugar transporter subunit IIA, whose protein sequence is MKISEILNKDSILADLAADNKTGVIRELANAAAKAAGAPTEEIASVIMERETLGSTGIGGGIAIPHGKLDGVSDVTVGFGLSRKGIDYDSLDNQPVHIFFLLLTPENNTGSHLKVLAQISKLLKMDSFKDRLQTAESAQQIHGIIMEQDEEF
- a CDS encoding PTS sugar transporter subunit IIA, producing MTGILIVTHAGLGKALIDTLEFILGKPQENLISISIDIQQDPDNLRKKIKKGIKEVRSDDKVIIFTDMFGGTPSNLAYSFLEEGQVEVISGVNLPILMKAVTSRDKMDMEKLTQTLVEHGKRSISLASDILKGTKRS
- the gap gene encoding type I glyceraldehyde-3-phosphate dehydrogenase → MSINIGINGFGRIGRMVFRAAFQSPGIEITAINDLTDTRTIAHLLEYDSVHGRLGKSVTAGDGSIEVDNKEISVTGFKDPGQIAWADADVDIVLECTGLFRNKETASKHLEGGAKKVIISAPAADPDITIVMGVNHEDYDPSSHHIISNASCTTNCLAPVAKVLLENFGIVCGLMTTIHAYTGDQRLLDFPHKDLRRSRAAALSMIPTTTGAAKAVSLVLPELDGKLNGLAVRVPTPNVSMVDLVVNTEKSDLTAETVNQALKTASETNLSGILGFSDLPLVSIDYNSCPLSSIVDASCTDVINGSMVKIYSWYDNEAGYSHRMIDLAAMVAKAL
- the rapZ gene encoding RNase adapter RapZ; translation: MDRQKVYIITGISGSGKTTVIQAFEDASFYCIDNMPMELLPKVLELPFKDHHEVKGAAFVMDMRSKTFIKHFVSGISALEEMGITPIIIFLEADDKTLVTRYSQTRRHHPLDGEKSLLDSIRSEKQTMESIRTLAHHIIDTSAYNVHKLKSVILDLILDKTSVSLMKLNILSFGYKYGIPFDADLVVDLRFLANPYFVSELKSLDGESAAVKSYVLTHPETIRFLDKYNAFIDYLIPLYKKENKAYLTLALGCTGGRHRSVAIARSVFERLVQKNLNPSIMHRDIDRDIKEL
- the ahbC gene encoding 12,18-didecarboxysiroheme deacetylase, producing the protein MIGISKLYCATVEPSDTLRYSRESGKLPSHLLQFSIDKKPVVVWNMTRRCNLKCVHCYAKSEDINYDNELNHEQSLAMMDDLAEFGVPVLLFSGGEPTIHPRLVEYAQYAVSKGMRAVISTNGTLITKEKAKQLKEVGLSYVGISLDGLEDTHDKFRGVPGAFKKAMQAVDNCQEVGIKVGLRFTINKRNVQDIDGIFDLLEAKNIPRACFYHLVYSGRGSEIAKEDLSHEETRKVLDLIMDRTKALHDRNKPKEVLTVDNHADGPYLYQRLLKEDPERAAEVLELLEMNEGNNSGRGIGCISWDGEVHPDQFWREKSLGNIKDRPFSEIWMDPENDFLMKMKEKKKHVKGRCAECRWLDICAGNFRARAESVANDPWDSDPACYLTDKEIKKEEG
- a CDS encoding AAA family ATPase, with translation MTFKQSIKGQDPKKIEKELGEFLNKKFGGNVKILSPSIQPQQDAVSGNTPSKGKKKQVEFNTKPADLIAYLDQYVVKQDKAKSVLSTKICTHFNRIRHQESLKETPSKITGNIKSNILMLGPTGIGKTYLIKLIAQKIGVPFVKADATKFSETGYVGGDVEDLIRDLVKEANDDIDLAECGIVYIDEIDKIAASPNVIGAQVSRTGVQRALLKPMEETDVDLKVPHDPVSMMQELESFQRTGKRSDRRVNTGNILFILSGAFSGLTDVIKKRLSRQSIGFGASLAKAHTQMDLLKETRSEDLVAYGFESEFIGRVPVRCILDTLEQEDLFAILKMPNNPVILSKRLDFQAYGINIVFTDEALKILAQLAHKENTGARGLVSVVEQRLIDFEEKLPSTNIRQFIVTPEVIHSPQKVLNALTTGQDKKKFGLEYNTALADHKDYITQYVKDNWKVFSIRHGLTLTEIRSQLVAQYYTTHVMEIEDAVKQIKKFYDSIKEIEVEVSKSYDLNVLFEEDATDFLIQQFIDHRATTEEILSKIYTDFYDGFNLVREKTGKSRFFLSKNALIDHETYLNDLIRKELR
- the secG gene encoding preprotein translocase subunit SecG, producing the protein MTSFVVALHVTVCILLILIVLLQTGKGAEMGASIGGAGSQALFGAAGPANILTKITTAVAIIFMITSLSLAYISGHQSQTSVMKATSQPVEQTTE
- the raiA gene encoding ribosome-associated translation inhibitor RaiA, with translation MQTMVTFKKIDSSDALKAYIQKKLDRFDKMLENPAEAHVVLSVEKIRHIAEITLTCDKLNIHAKEKSENMYSSIDALMDKVKAQINKHKEKIKRHMSGNKKSLNDTYEFNPTVPQAGPDNIPQIIIEPIDDKPMDIEDAVVELNSGKKSFFVFNNARTEQLNVVYKHNNGKLGLIQPRG
- a CDS encoding triose-phosphate isomerase; the encoded protein is MIRTPLIAGNWKMYKTGPQAVETASRLATLCKDISNIDIMIAPTHLSLPLVAQVLQDSRIKLGAQNLYFEKQGAFTGEVSADMIQAAGASYVLIGHSERRQYFGDTDQRVCQKTQAAIDAGLTPVVCIGETEKERDQEKTFFVLDKQVSDGLKGFVLEELESLVLAYEPVWAIGTGKTASKDQVDEVHKFLRNLLEEKFSKGFAQKTRILYGGSVNPSNVKELMSIDDVDGALVGGASLDADKFIKIIRYE
- the hemB gene encoding porphobilinogen synthase; amino-acid sequence: MLFPDYRGRRLRATDSFRRMIRETRLSPDDFILPLFAVEGKSVKQPIESMPGHFQLSCDHIVTMAQKAKDAGIPGIILFGIPDKKDELATRAYASDGIVQKAIAEVKSHVPEISVITDVCLCGYTDHGHCGVVDKGIVDNDASLDLLARTALSHAKAGADMVAPSDMMDGRVAEIRGMLDEEGFSHTPIMSYAVKYASAFYGPFRQAAESAPTFGDRRTYQMDPANAVEGIREATMDIEEGADIIMVKPALSYLDIICRLKDEIDLPIAAYNVSGEYSIMKAGEMMGWVDAKALIMETLLSIKRAGADLILTYSAIDAARELNS